From a region of the Leptospira kmetyi serovar Malaysia str. Bejo-Iso9 genome:
- a CDS encoding RNA polymerase sigma factor, which yields MVQSDSTDFSILYEENHRTVYHFLLKISGDPEVAEDLTQEAFLKAFTFFAKFDSKIASFSTWTCSIAKNLYFKHYNKQKKEFGNLSLGDLVTDIEVNPEIPENLEKAFLEKAIKDSIESLPEPEKSIILFKELERKTLKETAQALGISERTVSRRLISAVSLLRAQMEKKGLQF from the coding sequence ATGGTTCAATCCGATTCTACAGATTTTTCGATTTTATACGAGGAAAACCACCGAACCGTATATCATTTTCTTCTTAAGATTTCCGGTGATCCGGAGGTTGCGGAGGATCTTACACAAGAAGCCTTCCTAAAAGCGTTTACCTTTTTCGCGAAATTCGATTCTAAGATCGCTTCTTTCAGTACGTGGACATGTTCTATTGCAAAAAATTTATACTTCAAGCATTATAATAAACAGAAAAAAGAGTTTGGGAACCTCAGCCTCGGAGATTTGGTCACCGATATAGAAGTGAATCCGGAGATTCCGGAAAATTTAGAGAAAGCTTTTTTAGAAAAAGCAATAAAAGATTCAATTGAGAGTCTTCCTGAGCCCGAAAAAAGTATAATATTATTTAAGGAACTCGAAAGGAAAACTCTGAAAGAAACCGCGCAAGCTTTGGGAATTTCAGAAAGAACCGTAAGTAGAAGGTTGATTTCAGCCGTCTCTTTACTCAGAGCTCAAATGGAAAAAAAAGGACTCCAATTCTAA
- the rsx gene encoding LIMLP_03685 family anti-sigma factor: MKAKVDNIERFEDLLGKYLYGELDAEGKKELLQFVIKNEKARSMYQSSTRVNSVLSYALSDSAEKSGSGQAGKILNFPNVIFKSRPLTSGLAVAAVLLIAGVSFWLSYGTWSDTKLDQAFINSYGDCKIDGVASQPGANLLDRKLVSGNFSICEFQVEGTKSVAVRMLPGSEVSVTGNKKYSSLNVARGSVLVDSIQNETAGEGLLAILSPDVRAFLIGTKVVYSREVGESHSKLDLDVLDGKVEIETGPSIAFEKTANSLTNEEREFLKMNFPILFQSKKVQINRGQSLSWKGIPESSLKKIRSLEKSIEEAKAKGVKLEESFVFALNSDVRKLGSESVVSMFSMDDDLNKKIKNMLPNQEKDLEEKFKSMVRFAPTDLKQVEKLKSLVAKLDNTALIQILKDKNQPDIERVIHFKDGSHVKGFVYQHESFYILLKNDGNLLFPIDAVDSIDFE, translated from the coding sequence ATGAAAGCAAAAGTAGACAACATAGAACGTTTTGAAGACCTCTTAGGGAAATACCTGTACGGTGAACTGGACGCCGAAGGTAAAAAGGAACTTCTTCAATTTGTAATCAAAAACGAGAAAGCTCGTTCTATGTACCAATCCTCTACTCGAGTGAATTCGGTTTTGTCCTACGCTCTTTCCGATTCCGCCGAAAAATCCGGCTCCGGACAAGCCGGAAAAATATTAAACTTTCCGAATGTTATTTTTAAATCCCGTCCCCTGACTTCCGGTCTTGCCGTAGCGGCTGTACTTTTAATCGCGGGGGTTTCTTTCTGGTTGAGTTACGGAACCTGGTCCGATACGAAATTGGATCAAGCCTTTATCAATTCGTACGGAGATTGTAAGATCGACGGTGTGGCTTCTCAACCCGGTGCGAATCTTCTCGATCGTAAATTGGTTTCCGGAAATTTTTCGATCTGCGAATTTCAAGTCGAAGGCACAAAAAGCGTCGCGGTTCGTATGTTGCCCGGTTCGGAAGTTTCCGTTACCGGAAATAAAAAATATTCTTCCTTAAACGTGGCTCGTGGCTCCGTGCTCGTGGATTCGATTCAAAACGAAACCGCGGGAGAAGGGTTATTGGCGATTCTTTCTCCCGATGTAAGAGCGTTTCTCATCGGAACGAAGGTCGTTTATTCCAGAGAAGTGGGAGAATCGCATTCCAAACTCGATTTGGACGTTTTGGACGGAAAGGTAGAAATTGAAACCGGTCCTTCCATCGCTTTTGAAAAAACGGCGAATTCTTTAACGAATGAAGAACGGGAATTTTTGAAGATGAACTTTCCGATTCTTTTTCAAAGTAAGAAAGTTCAAATCAACCGAGGACAATCCTTGTCTTGGAAGGGAATTCCCGAGTCGAGTTTGAAGAAGATTCGTTCTTTGGAAAAAAGCATCGAAGAAGCCAAGGCGAAGGGCGTAAAACTGGAAGAGAGTTTCGTCTTTGCGTTGAATTCCGATGTTCGTAAACTCGGAAGTGAAAGTGTGGTTTCCATGTTTTCGATGGACGACGATCTGAACAAAAAGATCAAGAACATGCTTCCGAATCAGGAAAAGGATTTGGAAGAGAAATTCAAATCCATGGTCCGTTTCGCTCCTACCGATCTCAAACAGGTCGAAAAATTAAAGTCCTTGGTCGCGAAACTCGACAACACCGCCTTAATTCAGATCTTAAAGGATAAAAATCAACCCGATATCGAAAGGGTGATTCATTTCAAAGACGGTTCTCATGTGAAAGGTTTCGTTTATCAACACGAGAGTTTTTATATTCTTTTGAAAAACGATGGAAACCTTCTTTTCCCGATCGACGCAGTTGATTCGATCGATTTCGAATAA